The genomic window ACATGGCTTGGGGTATCTGTGGGATTACCTGACTGTACAGCAGATAAACTCCAGCGTCCCAGACTCGCACAACATATCCTTGGGCCTCCAGACCTCTCCCACGCTTAAGGGCCGGTTGCCACATCACCTCTGTCACGTCGGAGTCCTCTGGAGGTGAGGAGTGTGGCCATCAGGACGTCTGGGCATTCTCAGAGACTTTTCACCTCTGAATTCGCTTGGGGCCGGCTGCCAGCCCCAAAGCTCCCTGACCTTGGCCCTCCCCCTGAGCCATTATTTAAAGTTAGTGCTCACCCTTGGAGGTGATGTTGATGGGAACCAGGTGCAGAACGGAGTGCTtctctggggagaggaggaggagagctaAGCGGTGCCcacctgtcccttcccctcttgCCTTGGCTCCAGATCCCTCTGCGGCTTGatacccccacccctgccccaccccaccccggagGCCTCCTCACTCTTCTGCTTATGCTTATGCATGAGCGCTGCTCTCTTCCTCCGGGATCTCTCCCCATTCTCCCAGGCTTCCAGGGCGTTGGGGCTCTACTCATGGAAAGAGGGTCAGGGTTAGGCTAAGAAGCAAGGGTCCCGTGACAGCTTTTCCTCCCAGCCACTCCTGCCAcgctctccccctacccccaccaacCAAGCCCCAGGAGTGCCACACATCACTCATGCACTTTTCCCCAGCGACCTGATTCTTGGTGCTGGCTGTCCTCCAGGATCTGGTAGGTACGAGAAGTATTAATCTTTAACAATTTCCTTTCCTGGAATGGCTGCTGCCTTGACCTCCAAACCTGGGACCCTCTCTTGCACCTCCTCAAAACTTTACAGACCGCAGAGCTAGACCCAGGAGGCCCCGAGTTGGCCCTGGCACCCGTCCTCTTCTCACCGCCCCCTGCTCCCCTCACTCACCTGCTCCCGGAGGCTCAGCCACGGATGCCCCTCCTCCTTCTCGGAAGGCCCTCCGGCCCTCTGCAACCGCGCCACCTCTCTCCTTAGACTTTGCAGCTCTGTTTGTTGGGTCAGCAGAGCCACGGCACAAGCCACGGCCCCCAGAGCTGCCCCCCAACTCAACCAGAGGGCGACTGAGAGTGCTGGCTCTCTGGCCGAGCCCCCCATGTCTCCCGGGGGCCCTTTGGGGGCTAGCAAGGAAGGAGATGAGGCTGGCATGAGCCGGGGACCCCGCCGGAGGCTGCGGCCTCTGGAGTGGGGTGGccgggaggtggtggggagggtgggggtacAGAAGGGAAGAAGAGTGTTACGCAAGGGAGAAGTAAAAAGGAACTTGAgaataaaaaaaggaggaggagagccaGTAAGGGGCACTGTTGGCGCTCCTGGAACCCCGCCGTGGGGCCGGTGGTGTCTCAGGACGCCCCCTCCGgaccgacacacacacacaccccctcctccagcctcggGAAAACTTGGTGCCAGTCTCACTAGGAAGGACAGGACTGCCAGTGACACCCAGAAGGAGCGGCCGAGCTCAGGAACCCTGGGACGGCCccagcagtgggggagggaagggtggcTGGCTCCGGGCCATGGTGCCAAGAGCAGGGATGGAGAGGCAAGCTGGGCAGTCTCGGGGGTCCGGGGTGAGGGGGCGAAGACCCTCCAACTCAGCCAGAGGGAAGACCTCTGGGAATGACGAGGTGGAAAAGGAGGGACAGGGGGTAGATGGGAAGGAGAACTAGGGTCGCAGAAGCAAGAAACTGGCTGAGTTCTGGGGTTAAGGCCAGGCCGGGTGTGTTGGAATGAGGCCGGCACTACTCCCTGTGCTGAACTTGGCAAGGAGAACTTCCTGTTTCCCGAGAAGAGCTCTTACATAAGGGGCCTggtcacagagagagggagacagcccCAAGCACCCTACCACTGTCAGATTCCTCTCCTGGACCCAGGGGCCCAGGTTCGCATGTTCCCGGGCCCCGGCGTCCTGCTTCCTGACCCTGAGCTCCCTTTCGGGCCTGCTCCCACCCCACATCCCAGCCAGGGCTTGTGCCAGCACCCGCTTAACATCCCAAGGCTGCCAAGAGGAAgggccctgctcctccctcctcccggcCAGGGATTACCCACAGGAGGAAGCCCGCCTCCTAGGTAAATGAGGCAGCTTCTGCTGGACCTTGGGcagacattgatttttttcctggcaCTTTGCCTTTCCACTCTCTGCTCATGCCTCAGGGGTCAGAAGCAGGCTGGTCCCCACTCCCGAACCCATACGTTGCCCCAGCATGCCAGCCGTCCCGCACCCCACTCTGGGATGCCCGCACCCCCTTCCTGGGGCCCTCCGCCACCCTGAGAAATGCCCCCTAAGccccaaggaagagagagaccgTGGTTTATTGTCTTTAATATCCACTTATGCACATTTTgtcacaataataataaaaataatatctgtttttaaaaatccacagggAATTATCAGGGAAGGAGCTTGTCTTGCTCTCAGCCCTTGCGTTTGGGAATTCCCGGCCTAGTCCCCGGGCTCCCTCCTGTCCAGCCGCAATTAGTGCctgaagttgggggtgggggttggggaccCATCCTCACCCAGAGTAGAGTAGACACAGTGTCCAGGGGCGGCTGTGGCCAGGGCAGGGAGTCAGGAGATACATGGGGGTATTGAATGACCAGGGATTCAGGAGCTAGtgaggtcgggggtgggggtgggggggctgtcaGAGGAGGAGGGGATCTCTATGTGGGGCGGAAAGGAAATGAGCAAGTCCAAGCAGCCCGCAGAGGGCGGGTAggtaggggggcgggggggatcaGTGGAGGGGGGCACTGAGAGCCACGGTGGGGGCCCCACCAGGGCCCCTCAGTGCACCTGGAAGAGTCCAAAGTAGGTGAGGAAGGGGGCGGCCTTGAGATGGGCCCAGGGGAGGGTGCGGATCCGCAAGGAGGACCCGGGCCGCAGAGGCAGCAGCCCAGACACCTGGCAGAGGCGGAGCTGGGGCCCCAGGGAGCTGGCGGCTGTAGCCGAGAACTCCTCCAGGCAGCGCAGGGCCAGCGCCTCATCCACCAGCAAGTCCAGCTTCAGGTAGACCGCCTTCCCCTCGTCGAAGTGCACCTGCCGGCCGGGCGCAGGAGGCAGAGTCCAAGCCCTCGCTGGCCAAGGCTCGGTTTCCTGCAAGCCCCCCGGGGAGCCCAATGGTCCCAGCCCTGACCCACCACCTCCTCtggcggccccccccccccccccccccccccccccccccccccccccccccccccgtcccagGGGCTCTGCGGCCTCGGGTGGGGCTTACCTGGCAGTACAGGTAATACAGCCCGGCCCGCACCACGAGGAACTCCCCGCTCTGGCGGTCATAGCGCAGCGGGTTGGAGCTGTTGATTCTGGCCTCCTCCCAGCCGCTCACGGTCCCGTCCACACCTGCAGGGGGTGATCAGAGATCAGGACTTCCTCAGGATCCCAGGCACCCGGTGAGGACCAAAGACTCGGGGCCCCCCTTTACCCAGGGGATGAAGAGCTGGCGCGAGGCTGGGGAGCCCGTGGTGCCCGAGCAAGTGCGTGAAGACGTGAGACGTTTACCGGTGTCTGCGACCAGGGCAGCTTGAGAAGCAAGGTGTCACTCGCCCCGTCCAGGGACAAGAGCCAGATGGAAGGAGAAGTGCTGGGGGCTTTGATATTTTGTGCCTCTGCTGTCCGCCTCTTTTAAGAACGTCCGCATACCGTCCTCAAATCAGACGGGGCTGGGATTACgagcattaaatataaaaaaatggtaCCCAAATGTCCGCTGAGCGATGCGCAGACAAGGAAACGGTGGGACAGCCCCACACTAGGATATTATGCAGCCGTAAAAAAGAAAACCGCTTCCTGGTGGGCAAACCAaaagcattgtgctaagtgaaagacgCCAGTCCCCAAAGGACCACACGTTGTAAGATTCCTAGGAAATTTCCAGGTGAATACCTAAAGACAAAGTAGGTCGGTGGTTTCTTAGAGCTGGGGGGCGGTGCTGGGAGAAACAGGGGTGCTGGCTAACAGGCACAGGGTGTCTTGTGCTGATGTCTGCAGCTGTGTGAACTAAAGTCTAGACATCACCGAATGGCACCCTCGAAGCGGGTGAACTGTACGTAAGGTGTAGCTTGATAAAACCATAGCGAAAAATGAAACAACCcagagctcaggtcatggccaAGAAGATGAGTAACAAGACAATGGCCAGGAGCTCAGGTGGCTTCCTGGGTCCCCCTTGGTCTATCACAGGAGTCCCGCTGTCTTCCTGCCCTCACTTggcctgccccccacacccctgcagaTATGGAGATCCCAACCCCGCCGACAGCCCTTCATTCCCTGGCCCCCCAATTCGAAGCGGCCAGTCCCAGCCCTCCTCTCCTGTCTTCCCCTGGCCACCCTGTTTCCTTCACACCTGTCCCCAACACCGGCAATCATCCGGGTTATTTACGCAGGTGCAAGTGTGGGGTCCGACCACGGTCTCATTCACCACTGTGGCGTGGCACGCAGTGCCGGGACTCCTCTGAGTGGGCGCCCCGCAAACATTGGTGGGAGGCCAGAGGGAGTTGGCCGACGGGGCCCATGCCTCTGGCTTTTTGCAGGATCCACTGCCGCTCTCCTGGGCAGCTGCCTTCCCCAGCCCTTCCTCATCCCCACCCATCTGAGTCCCTACAAGTCTTCCTACAAGTTCTGCCACCTGCATGGCAGGGGGGGACCCCGTCTCCCTCCCCGGCCCAGCCACTGCCATTCCCGCTGGGATTCTTCTCAGCCTCCCTCCTCAGCGGACTACCCCCTGCACCTTTTTGCTGGCTCCTACACAGGACTGCACAGTGAGGTTTCTAAAACGCAGATggcagcctgcctctgcctgccgtgaCCTCAGAATGACTTCCAGACTCACTCTGTGGCCTGGCTCCCTGTTCTCCCCCAGCTCAGGGCTTTGGCATCAGTGGGTCCCTCTTCCCAGAAGGTCCTTGAGCCCTTGTCTACCTTACACTCGTGCTTTGAGCCCCCCCCCCTTCTTGGGGAAGGAGGCCCTGACTCCACCATAGAGTTTTCTTCCTCTAGGCCACCACACATTTCTGGCTGCTCTCCTTCTTGTCCTTGTCACAGTGTACTGTAATTGCCAAATGTACAGGCTCGTCTCCTCTCCCAGATGGTCACTGTTTGAGACGAGGTCTGGGTGGTGGTGCCTGCGGGCCCCGAGCCCCGTCCTTTAAACAGCAGGCTCCCGGCACGTGTGTGTTCAGGCAGCAGAGGAATGAATGTCCGGGTTACTCGACTCAtctggagggcaggagggctggcctggggcgtgcagagcaggggaaagagggaggacaCTCCCCACTGTGGAAGCAGCTGAAGGAAAGGCTGGTGGAGGCTGAAGGGCATGATGTGCCTGGGACCGCCGTGTCCCTCCATGTCACAATCACAGACCCCAAACGCACATTCTTTACTGCCCCGCAGCCTTCCTGTACTTGCCCTCTGACCCTGCTCTAGCACTCATGGAGGCAGGGACTTTGTACCCCTTCTCCTCGCATCTCTGCCCATCTTCCTCATTCTCTGAAGGATCCAGAAGTCATCAGACAAGGGCCCCCGCACCTCCTCCTGATCAGAGCCCAAAACAGACCTGTGCTCACATTCTCCACTGACCCTCTCGTGATGACGGGTGTTGCGTCTCTCCCTTCGTTCTGGAACTCACCCCTTGCCTCCTTCCTGGACATCGACGTACAGGTCCCACCTACCCACCCCTGCGCCAAGCATGGGCAGGTCCACACACAAGTACATTCTAGGGACCTTCAAATCCTGGACCCACCGAGTATGGTCATGGCCTTGGGCAGGTTAAGTAACTTGCGTCTTTAAAACGGAGCTGATCAGAGTATCTTCCTTTTAGGACTGTTGGGAGGTCTAGATGAATGcgacattcagtaaatgttagctaagATCCCTATTTTTCCTCCATCCACATTTCCCTCCAACCACCGGCCCATTGTTCCGCTCATCACAGAGAAACTTCTGGAAAGGGCTGTCCCTGTCTCCAATTCCTCTTTCCCATTCCTCCTCACCCCAACCACACTGGCTTCTATCCTAACTGCACCACTGAAACAGGCTTGGCCAAGGTCACCAGCTGCCTTTTAAGGTTACCAAACCCCCACAGTCAAATCATGTGACCCGTCAGCAGCATTCGGTGCAGACAGCCACACCCTCGCTGGTGAGACCACATCTTCTCGCAGATCACAGGACACTGTCCTCCCCGGCTTTCTTCCCGTCTCCGCTGGGCTCTCCTCTTCTACTCCGCTCCGGGATGCCTTGGAGCCCCAGGGCCTCACTCTTGGGGTCCCTCTTCCCCCCAGTGCCTCATCCAACCCTGGAGGTCTGAACAGCACCCGGATGGCCGTGGGTCCCGACCCAGCCTCAGCCAGCTGACTCTG from Mustela nigripes isolate SB6536 chromosome 16, MUSNIG.SB6536, whole genome shotgun sequence includes these protein-coding regions:
- the TNFSF13 gene encoding tumor necrosis factor ligand superfamily member 13; protein product: MPASSPSLLAPKGPPGDMGGSAREPALSVALWLSWGAALGAVACAVALLTQQTELQSLRREVARLQRAGGPSEKEEGHPWLSLREQSPNALEAWENGERSRRKRAALMHKHKQKKKHSVLHLVPINITSKEDSDVTEVMWQPALKRGRGLEAQGYVVRVWDAGVYLLYSQVLFHDVTFTMGQVVSREGQGRQETLFRCVRSMPSNPDWAYNSCYSAGVFHLHQGDALSVTIPRGRAKLSLSPHGTFLGLVKL
- the TNFSF12 gene encoding tumor necrosis factor ligand superfamily member 12 isoform X2, with amino-acid sequence MAARRSQRRRGRRGEPGTALLAPLALGLGLALACLGLLLAAASLGSRAPPPAQEPSQGELVAEEDPDPPELNPQTKESQDPGPFLKRLVRPRRSAPKGRKTRGRRAVAAHYEVHPRPGQDGAQAGVDGTVSGWEEARINSSNPLRYDRQSGEFLVVRAGLYYLYCQVHFDEGKAVYLKLDLLVDEALALRCLEEFSATAASSLGPQLRLCQVSGLLPLRPGSSLRIRTLPWAHLKAAPFLTYFGLFQVH
- the TNFSF12 gene encoding tumor necrosis factor ligand superfamily member 12 isoform X3 codes for the protein MAARRSQRRRGRRGEPGTALLAPLALGLGLALACLGLLLAAASLGSRAPPPAQQEPSQGELVAEEDPDPPELNPQTKESQDPGPFLKRLVRPRRSAPKGRKTRGRRAVAAHYEGVDGTVSGWEEARINSSNPLRYDRQSGEFLVVRAGLYYLYCQVHFDEGKAVYLKLDLLVDEALALRCLEEFSATAASSLGPQLRLCQVSGLLPLRPGSSLRIRTLPWAHLKAAPFLTYFGLFQVH
- the TNFSF12 gene encoding tumor necrosis factor ligand superfamily member 12 isoform X1 — its product is MAARRSQRRRGRRGEPGTALLAPLALGLGLALACLGLLLAAASLGSRAPPPAQQEPSQGELVAEEDPDPPELNPQTKESQDPGPFLKRLVRPRRSAPKGRKTRGRRAVAAHYEVHPRPGQDGAQAGVDGTVSGWEEARINSSNPLRYDRQSGEFLVVRAGLYYLYCQVHFDEGKAVYLKLDLLVDEALALRCLEEFSATAASSLGPQLRLCQVSGLLPLRPGSSLRIRTLPWAHLKAAPFLTYFGLFQVH